One Polynucleobacter sp. MG-5-Ahmo-C2 genomic window carries:
- a CDS encoding homoserine O-acetyltransferase, whose product MSELYLSRNTIHFAEPLPLQSGAMLPGYNLVIETYGKLNAEKTNAVLICHALNASHHVAGPDPDDSEDIGWWDNMIGPGKPVDTNHFFVIGVNNLGSCFGSTGPMSTNPETGKPYGADFPVVTVEDWVNTQARLADKLGIRKFAAVMGGSLGGMQAMAWAIQFPKRLDHCVVIASTPKLSAQNIAFNEVARNAILSDPDFHGGNYYEHGVVPKRGLRLARMVGHITYLSDDDMAEKFGRELQRPNGESNDYRFSFDVEFEVESYLRHQGDKFSTYFDANTYLLITRALDYFDPSRRYDGSLNRALAEVQAKFLVVSFSTDWRFPPNRSREIVQSLLSNKSEVSYAEIDAPHGHDAFLLDDERYHNLVRAYFAQMLEAQS is encoded by the coding sequence ATGAGCGAACTATACCTCTCTAGAAATACCATCCATTTTGCCGAGCCCCTGCCTTTGCAGAGTGGCGCCATGTTACCTGGCTACAATTTAGTGATCGAAACTTATGGCAAGCTCAATGCCGAAAAAACGAATGCTGTCCTAATTTGCCATGCACTGAATGCATCGCATCATGTAGCAGGCCCTGATCCTGATGATTCAGAGGATATTGGCTGGTGGGACAATATGATTGGTCCAGGTAAGCCTGTAGATACAAATCATTTCTTTGTCATTGGTGTAAATAATTTGGGCTCTTGCTTTGGTTCTACTGGACCAATGAGTACCAATCCAGAAACTGGCAAGCCTTATGGTGCCGACTTCCCAGTGGTAACTGTTGAAGATTGGGTGAATACCCAGGCTCGCCTTGCAGATAAGTTGGGTATTCGAAAGTTTGCTGCAGTCATGGGCGGTAGCTTAGGCGGCATGCAGGCAATGGCCTGGGCTATTCAGTTTCCGAAGCGCTTAGATCACTGTGTGGTGATTGCATCTACTCCAAAGTTGAGTGCACAGAATATTGCGTTTAATGAAGTGGCGCGTAATGCCATTTTGTCAGACCCCGATTTTCATGGGGGCAATTATTACGAACATGGCGTAGTACCAAAACGTGGCTTGCGCCTTGCTCGTATGGTTGGTCACATTACCTATTTATCTGATGATGACATGGCTGAAAAATTTGGGCGTGAGTTACAGCGCCCTAATGGCGAATCGAATGACTATCGCTTTAGCTTTGATGTGGAGTTTGAGGTAGAAAGTTATCTACGCCACCAAGGTGATAAGTTTTCTACTTACTTTGATGCTAATACTTATCTGTTGATCACTCGCGCCCTAGATTACTTTGATCCATCGCGTCGCTATGACGGCAGTCTAAACCGCGCTTTGGCAGAGGTGCAAGCTAAGTTCTTGGTCGTGAGCTTCTCAACGGATTGGCGTTTCCCACCGAATCGTAGCCGTGAAATTGTGCAGTCTTTGCTGAGCAATAAGAGCGAAGTCAGTTATGCAGAGATCGATGCTCCTCATGGACATGATGCATTCTTGTTAGACGATGAGCGTTATCACAATTTAGTAAGAGCCTATTTTGCGCAAATGTTGGAGGCTCAATCATGA
- the slmA gene encoding nucleoid occlusion factor SlmA: MREPLEPADIDNSSADAGKARKRPRPGERRLQILQVLAEMLQNPKGERVTTAALAAKIQVSEAALYRHFASKAQMFEGLISFIEQTVFGLINQINQKEESGLAQARGILQMLLFFAEKNPGMTRVLLGDALLQEDDRLQERITQVLDRVEASLKQALRIAQSQGGAWAQVGQEEVSIRAAMLMSFVLGRWHRFARSGFKKLPTEASDISLRILLSE, from the coding sequence GTGCGCGAACCTTTAGAGCCGGCAGATATCGACAACAGCAGTGCTGACGCTGGCAAGGCGCGTAAGCGTCCACGCCCTGGCGAACGTCGCTTGCAGATTTTGCAAGTGCTTGCGGAGATGTTGCAAAACCCCAAAGGCGAGCGTGTGACAACGGCGGCTTTGGCTGCCAAGATTCAAGTTTCTGAAGCTGCGCTCTACCGTCATTTCGCTAGTAAGGCGCAAATGTTTGAGGGGCTAATTTCTTTTATTGAGCAAACTGTTTTTGGCTTGATTAATCAGATTAATCAAAAAGAAGAATCTGGCCTTGCGCAAGCCCGTGGAATTTTGCAAATGCTGTTGTTCTTCGCCGAGAAAAATCCTGGCATGACCCGTGTTCTTTTGGGCGATGCTTTGTTGCAAGAGGACGATCGTTTGCAAGAGCGCATTACCCAGGTTTTAGATCGTGTTGAAGCCTCTCTGAAGCAGGCATTGCGGATTGCGCAATCCCAGGGCGGCGCATGGGCTCAAGTTGGCCAAGAAGAAGTCAGTATTCGCGCTGCCATGTTGATGAGTTTTGTTTTGGGTCGTTGGCATCGATTTGCCCGCAGCGGTTTTAAGAAGTTGCCAACTGAAGCATCTGATATTAGTTTGCGCATACTCCTCTCAGAATGA
- the argB gene encoding acetylglutamate kinase — protein sequence MTKHLPTLSDISPLLKAEILAEALPYIRAYHGKTIVIKYGGNAMVEERLKESFARDVILLKLVGMNPVVVHGGGPQIDEALKKIGKTGTFIQGMRVTDDETMEVVEWVLGGEVQQDIVMLINHFGGQAVGLTGKDGGLIHAKKMMIPSEKEPGKMVDIGFVGEIEAINPAVVKALQDDAFIPVISPIGFSEEGQAYNINADLVAGKMAEILHAEKLVMMTNIPGVMDKDGQLLTDLTAREIDALFADGTISGGMLPKISSALDAAKSGVNSVHIIDGRIEHSLLLEILTEQAFGTMIRSR from the coding sequence ATGACCAAGCATTTGCCTACTCTTAGTGATATCTCTCCTTTATTAAAGGCGGAGATTCTTGCTGAAGCTTTACCTTATATCCGCGCTTATCACGGTAAGACTATTGTTATTAAGTACGGCGGAAATGCGATGGTTGAGGAGCGCCTTAAAGAAAGTTTTGCGCGCGACGTGATCTTATTGAAATTGGTTGGCATGAATCCTGTTGTTGTTCATGGTGGCGGACCACAAATTGATGAGGCTTTGAAAAAGATCGGCAAGACCGGAACCTTTATTCAGGGTATGCGCGTTACCGATGATGAAACCATGGAAGTGGTGGAGTGGGTTCTTGGCGGTGAAGTCCAGCAAGATATTGTCATGCTCATCAACCACTTTGGCGGTCAGGCAGTTGGCTTGACTGGTAAGGATGGGGGACTCATTCATGCCAAGAAGATGATGATTCCTAGCGAGAAAGAGCCAGGCAAAATGGTTGACATCGGTTTTGTTGGTGAAATTGAAGCTATTAATCCAGCCGTTGTCAAAGCCTTGCAAGACGACGCCTTTATTCCGGTGATCTCCCCGATTGGCTTTAGCGAAGAAGGTCAAGCCTACAACATCAATGCAGATTTGGTAGCTGGCAAGATGGCTGAAATTCTGCATGCTGAGAAATTGGTCATGATGACCAATATCCCTGGGGTTATGGATAAAGATGGACAGCTACTCACTGATTTAACCGCAAGGGAAATCGATGCCTTGTTTGCTGATGGCACTATTTCTGGTGGTATGTTGCCAAAGATTTCTTCTGCATTAGATGCAGCAAAGAGTGGAGTGAATTCAGTGCACATCATTGATGGCCGCATTGAACACTCCTTATTGCTAGAAATTCTGACCGAGCAAGCATTCGGTACGATGATTCGCTCAAGGTAA